In Streptomyces sp. NBC_00091, the following proteins share a genomic window:
- the mqnP gene encoding menaquinone biosynthesis prenyltransferase MqnP, with translation MTSAAEALPGPGPAPQASGRVKAFLRLVMIEHSVFALPFAYIAALTAMFRLDGRMHWAELLLVTICMVGLRTFAMAANRIIDREIDARNPRTAGRELVTGAVSVRSAWTGAGVALVVFLGAAALLNPLCLMLAPVAVVPMVVYPYGKRFTDYPHAILGLAQAMGPVGAWLAITGEWSWDAVILGLAVGVWIGGFDLIFACQDVAADRAEGVRSVPARFGVPAALWGARGAHVVTTGLLAWYAVATEAGALFWFGLLVVVAAFLYEHTIVKPHDLSRLNRAFFTVNGFIGIVLFLCALADLVVRGLAL, from the coding sequence ATGACCTCCGCCGCCGAAGCCCTCCCCGGACCGGGCCCCGCGCCGCAGGCGAGCGGCAGGGTCAAGGCCTTCCTGCGGCTCGTGATGATCGAGCACTCGGTCTTCGCGCTGCCCTTCGCCTACATCGCCGCGCTCACCGCCATGTTCCGGCTCGACGGGCGCATGCACTGGGCCGAGCTGCTGCTCGTGACCATCTGCATGGTGGGCCTGCGGACCTTCGCGATGGCCGCCAACCGGATCATCGACCGGGAGATCGACGCCCGCAATCCCCGTACCGCCGGGCGCGAGCTGGTCACCGGCGCGGTCTCGGTGCGCTCCGCCTGGACCGGCGCCGGCGTGGCGCTGGTGGTCTTCCTGGGCGCGGCGGCGCTGCTGAACCCGCTGTGCCTGATGCTGGCGCCGGTCGCCGTCGTGCCGATGGTGGTCTACCCGTACGGCAAGCGCTTCACGGACTACCCGCACGCCATCCTGGGCCTGGCCCAGGCGATGGGCCCGGTCGGGGCCTGGCTGGCGATCACGGGGGAGTGGTCCTGGGACGCGGTGATCCTGGGGCTGGCCGTGGGCGTGTGGATCGGCGGCTTCGACCTGATCTTCGCCTGCCAGGACGTGGCGGCCGACCGGGCGGAGGGCGTCCGCTCGGTCCCGGCCCGCTTCGGCGTCCCGGCGGCCCTGTGGGGCGCCCGCGGCGCGCACGTGGTCACCACCGGCCTGCTGGCCTGGTACGCCGTCGCGACGGAGGCGGGCGCGCTGTTCTGGTTCGGCCTGCTGGTGGTCGTGGCGGCCTTCCTCTACGAGCACACCATCGTCAAGCCCCACGACCTGTCCCGCCTGAACCGGGCCTTCTTCACGGTCAACGGCTTCATCGGCATCGTTCTGTTCCTGTGCGCGCTGGCCGACCTGGTGGTGCGGGGCCTGGCCCTCTAG
- a CDS encoding rhomboid family intramembrane serine protease: MLGWVALLWALEAVDYATGHALDAYGIVSRDVATLPHVLPAAFLHFGFGHVASNSIPLLALGFITALSGIRRFLMVCGVIMLGDGIGTWLISPSNALTLGASGIVYGLFGYLLVRGFVERKVLGIAVSVAVAAYYGSTMFLGLLPLDPTISWQGHLCGLVAGVAAALFHRRPAPRALTV; this comes from the coding sequence ATGCTGGGCTGGGTGGCCCTGCTGTGGGCCCTGGAGGCGGTCGACTACGCCACCGGGCACGCCCTGGACGCGTACGGGATCGTGTCCCGCGACGTCGCCACCCTGCCGCACGTCCTCCCTGCGGCCTTCCTCCACTTCGGCTTCGGCCACGTCGCCTCCAACAGCATCCCGCTGCTGGCCCTCGGCTTCATCACCGCCCTGTCCGGCATCCGCCGCTTCCTCATGGTGTGCGGCGTGATCATGCTCGGGGACGGCATCGGCACCTGGCTGATCTCCCCGTCGAACGCCCTCACCCTGGGCGCCTCGGGCATCGTCTACGGCCTCTTCGGCTACCTGCTGGTGCGCGGCTTCGTCGAACGCAAGGTCCTGGGCATCGCGGTGAGCGTGGCGGTCGCCGCGTACTACGGCAGCACCATGTTCCTCGGCCTGCTCCCCCTCGACCCCACGATCAGCTGGCAGGGCCACCTCTGCGGCCTCGTCGCGGGCGTGGCGGCGGCCCTCTTCCACCGCCGCCCGGCCCCCCGCGCCCTGACGGTCTAG